A section of the Oryzias latipes chromosome 8, ASM223467v1 genome encodes:
- the LOC111947758 gene encoding beta-galactoside-binding lectin-like, with product MAPNMVIKNMPFKVGQTVAIAGTNTPDAASFSVNIGHNDETLALHLNPRFDASGDKYTIVCNSKKHGMWEQEVRPGGFCFFRGQNFKIIIKLTCGAFLITLPNGFQFTFPNRFCSDEYSYFCFDGDASIRSIQIY from the exons ATGGCCCCT AATATGGTGATTAAGAACATGCCCTTTAAAGTTGGACAGACCGTTGCTATTGCGGGAACTAACACACCTGATGCAGCCAG TTTCTCCGTGAATATTGGCCACAATGATGAGACACTTGCCTTGCACCTGAATCCCCGTTTTGATGCCAGTGGAGACAAATACACGATCGTCTGTAATTCTAAGAAACATGGCATGTGGGAGCAGGAGGTTCGGCCTGGGGGCTTTTGTTTCTTCAGAGGACAGAACTTCAAG aTCATCATTAAACTGACCTGTGGAGCATTTTTGATTACCTTACCCAATGGCTTTCAATTCACTTTCCCCAACCGCTTCTGTTCAGATGAATACTCCTACTTCTGCTTTGATGGTGATGCTAGCATCAGGAGCATTCAGATCTACTGA
- the LOC111947756 gene encoding beta-galactoside-binding lectin-like, which produces MAPNMVIKNMPFKVGQTVAIAGYNTPDAASFSVNIGHNDETLALHLNPRFDASGDKDTIVCNSKKHGMWEQEVRPGGFCFLRGQNFKIIIKLTCGGFLITLPNGFQFTFPNRFCSDEYSYFCFDGDASIRSIQIY; this is translated from the exons ATGGCCCCT AATATGGTGATTAAGAACATGCCCTTTAAAGTTGGACAGACCGTTGCTATTGCGGGTTATAACACACCCGATGCAGCCAG tTTCTCCGTGAATATTGGCCACAATGATGAGACACTTGCCTTGCACCTGAATCCCCGTTTTGATGCCAGTGGAGACAAAGACACGATCGTCTGTAACTCTAAGAAACATGGCATGTGGGAGCAGGAGGTTCGGCCTGGGGGATTTTGTTTCTTGAGAGGACAGAACTTCAAG aTCATCATTAAACTGACCTGTGGAGGATTTTTGATTACCTTACCCAATGGCTTTCAATTTACTTTCCCCAACCGCTTCTGTTCAGATGAATACTCCTACTTCTGCTTTGATGGTGATGCTAGCATCAGGAGCATTCAGATCTACTGA
- the LOC111947757 gene encoding beta-galactoside-binding lectin-like, with amino-acid sequence MAPNMVIKNMPFKVGQTVAIAGYNTPDAASFSVNIGHNDETLALHLNPRFDASGDKDTIVCNSKKHGMWEQEVRPGGFCFLRGQNFKIIIKLTCGGFLITLPNGFQFTFPNRFCSDEYSYFCFDGDASIRSIQIY; translated from the exons ATGGCCCCT AATATGGTGATTAAGAACATGCCCTTTAAAGTTGGACAGACCGTTGCTATTGCGGGTTATAACACACCCGATGCAGCCAG TTTCTCCGTGAATATTGGCCACAATGATGAGACACTTGCCTTGCACCTGAATCCCCGTTTTGATGCCAGTGGAGACAAAGACACGATCGTCTGTAACTCTAAGAAACATGGCATGTGGGAGCAGGAGGTTCGGCCTGGGGGATTTTGTTTCTTGAGAGGACAGAACTTCAAG aTCATCATTAAACTGACCTGTGGAGGATTTTTGATTACCTTACCCAATGGCTTTCAATTCACTTTCCCCAACCGCTTCTGTTCAGATGAATACTCCTACTTCTGCTTTGATGGTGATGCTAGCATCAGGAGCATTCAGATCTACTGA